One segment of Panicum virgatum strain AP13 chromosome 1K, P.virgatum_v5, whole genome shotgun sequence DNA contains the following:
- the LOC120644547 gene encoding probable alpha,alpha-trehalose-phosphate synthase [UDP-forming] 11: MPSLSCHNLLELAAADEAPLPSPTPLRLPRVMSVASPASPTSPSSPAPLRRVIVSHRLPLRAAPDPAAPFGFAFTVDSGTVAYQLRSGLTANAPVLHIGTLPAVAAEAASDELSNYLLANFSCLPVYLPSDLHHRFYHGFCKHYLWPLLHYLLPLTPSSLGGLPFQRTLYHSFLSANRAFADRLTEVLTPDEDLVWIHDYHLLALPTFLRKRFPRAKVGFFLHSPFPSSEIFRTIPVRDDLVRALLNADLVGFHTFDYARHFLSACSRLLGLDYQSKRGYIGIEYYGRTVTVKILPVGIDMGQLRSVVSAPETGDAVRRVTEAYKGRRLMIGVDDVDLFKGIGLKFLAMEQLLVDHPELRGRAVLVQIANPARSEGRDVQGVQDEARAISARVNARFGTPGYTPIVLLDGPVTPQEKAAYYAAAECCVVSAVRDGLNRIPYIYTVLRQESDALGDDTPKRSVIVLSEFVGCSPSLSGAIRVNPWSVESVAEAMNAALRMPEAEQRLRHEKHYKYVSTHDVAYWARSFDQDLQRACKDHFSRRHWGIGFGMSFKVVALGPNFRRLSVEHIVPSYRRTENRLILLDYDGTVMPENSIDKAPSSEVISVLNRLCEDPKNRVFIVSGRGKDELSKWFAPCEKLGIAAEHGYFTRWSRDAPWETSSLAADFDWKKTAEPVMQLYTEATDGSSIEHKESALVWHHQEADPDFGSCQAKELLDHLENVLANEPVVVKRGQHIVEVNPQGISKGVVVESLLSSMVKTGKAPDFVLCIGDDRSDEDMFESIVCPSNASVKLPATSEVFACTVGKKPSMARYYLDDTVDVIKMLEGLANAPSQRPRPAVQLRVSFEGSL, from the exons ATGCCTTCGCTCTCCTGCCACAACCTCCTCGAACTCGCTGCGGCCGACGAGGCGCCCCTGCCGTCGCCCACGCCGCTCCGGCTCCCGCGCGTCATGTCCGTCGCGTCCCCGGCCTCGCCCACCTCGCCCTCGTCGCCCGCCCCGCTGCGCCGCGTGATCGTCTCCCACCGCCTGCCGCTGCGCGCGGCGCCCGACCCGGCCGCGCCCTTCGGGTTCGCCTTCACCGTCGACTCCGGCACCGTCGCCTACCAGCTCCGCTCGGGGCTGACCGCCAACGCGCCCGTCCTCCACATCGGCACCCTCCCGGCggtcgcggcggaggcggcctccGATGAGCTGTCCAACTACCTGCTGGCGAATTTCTCCTGCCTGCCGGTCTACCTGCCCAGCGACCTCCACCACCGCTTCTACCACGGCTTCTGCAAGCACTACCTCTGGCCGCTCCTCCATTACCTCCTCCCGCTGACCCCGTCGTCGCTCGGCGGCCTCCCGTTCCAGCGGACGCTCTACCACTCCTTTCTCTCGGCGAACAGGGCCTTCGCCGACCGCCTCACCGAGGTGCTCACCCCCGACGAGGACCTCGTCTGGATCCACGATTACCACCTCCTGGCGCTCCCCACCTTCCTCCGCAAGCGATTCCCGCGCGCCAAGGTCGGATTCTTCCTCCACTCGCCGTTCCCCTCATCCGAGATCTTCCGCACAATCCCCGTGCGCGACGACCTGGTCCGCGCTCTCCTCAACGCGGACCTCGTCGGCTTCCACACCTTCGACTACGCGCGGCACTTCCTGTCCGCGTGCTCCCGGCTGCTCGGCCTGGACTACCAGTCCAAGCGCGGCTACATCGGCATCGAGTACTACGGCCGCACCGTCACGGTCAAGATACTGCCCGTCGGAATCGACATGGGGCAGCTGAGATCGGTGGTCTCGGCGCCGGAGACGGGGGATGCGGTGCGCCGGGTGACCGAGGCGTACAAGGGGCGGCGCCTCATGATCGGCGTTGACGACGTCGATCTGTTCAAGGGGATCGGCCTCAAGTTCCTGGCCATGGAGCAGCTGCTCGTGGACCACCcggagctccgcggccgcgctGTGCTCGTGCAGATCGCCAACCCGGCGCGCAGCGAGGGGCGCGACGTGCAGGGCGTGCAGGACGAGGCCAGGGCCATCAGCGCCCGGGTCAATGCGCGGTTCGGCACCCCCGGCTACACGCCGATCGTGCTCCTCGACGGCCCGGTGACGCCGCAGGAGAAGGCGGCTTACTACGCGGCGGCCGAGTGCTGCGTGGTGAGCGCCGTACGCGACGGCCTCAACCGGATACCGTACATCTACACGGTTCTCCGGCAGGAGAGCGACGCGCTGGGTGACGACACCCCCAAGCGGAGCGTCATCGTGCTCTCGGAGTTCGTCGGGTGCTCGCCGTCGCTCAGCGGCGCGATCCGCGTGAACCCGTGGAGCGTGGAGTCCGTCGCGGAGGCCATGAACGCTGCGCTGCGGATGCCCGAGGCGGAGCAGCGGCTGCGGCACGAGAAGCACTACAAGTACGTGAGCACCCACGACGTCGCCTACTGGGCCAGGTCGTTTGACCAGGACCTGCAGCGCGCCTGCAAGGACCACTTCTCGCGGCGGCATTGGGGGATCGGCTTCGGCATGAGCTTCAAGGTGGTGGCGCTCGGCCCCAACTTCCGGCGGCTCTCCGTCGAGCACATTGTGCCGTCGTACCGGAGGACGGAGAACCGGCTGATTCTCCTAGACTACGACGGCACCGTGATGCCGGAGAATTCGATCGACAAAGCGCCCAGCAGCGAGGTCATTTCCGTCTTGAATCGCCTCTGCGAGGACCCCAAGAACAGAGTGTTCATCGTGAGCGGGCGGGGCAAGGACGAGCTGAGCAAGTGGTTCGCGCCCTGCGAGAAGCTCGGCATCGCCGCGGAGCACGGTTACTTCACCAG GTGGAGCAGGGACGCGCCATGGGAGACCTCATCGTTGGCCGCCGACTTCGATTGGAAGAAGACGGCCGAGCCGGTGATGCAGCTGTACACGGAGGCAACAGATGGCTCCTCCATCGAGCACAAGGAGAGCGCCTTAGTCTGGCACCACCAGGAAGCGGATCCGGACTTCGGTTCCTGCCAGGCCAAGGAACTGCTCGACCATCTTGAGAACGTGCTCGCCAACGAACCCGTGGTGGTGAAGAGGGGCCAGCACATCGTCGAGGTTAACCCCCAG GGCATCAGCAAAGGCGTGGTGGTGGAGAGCCTCCTGTCGTCCATGGTCAAGACGGGGAAGGCGCCGGACTTTGTGCTGTGCATCGGCGACGACCGGTCGGACGAGGACATGTTCGAGAGCATCGTGTGCCCGTCCAATGCCAGCGTGAAGCTCCCGGCCACCAGCGAGGTGTTCGCCTGCACCGTGGGCAAGAAGCCGAGCATGGCCAGGTACTACCTGGACGACACGGTGGACGTGATTAAAATGCTGGAGGGCCTGGCGAACGCGCCGTCGCAGCGGCCCAGGCCGGCGGTGCAGCTCCGGGTCTCGTTCGAGGGCTCGCTGTGA